From the genome of Perca flavescens isolate YP-PL-M2 chromosome 12, PFLA_1.0, whole genome shotgun sequence, one region includes:
- the sall2 gene encoding sal-like protein 1 isoform X2, whose protein sequence is MHTESQCGDDNLAVKSNSFPFILDSPLCSSSSSLQSSQLTPALRSSFKGSQTPSLPIEGPPISCSLSQPSHQPLKDPQPSLSPGFPYSSLSSQTQHPPSLQLSGCNSTSSASALIHPSRSAHMASPKLGLSATTTTSSSSSSSSASLCPPPHPGSPSRVPEGPPSPVTPTPSPGVTSASAAPSRAQLSIALILEELRVLQQRQIHQMQITEEICRQVLRLGGASYTIDTPSQHLLPPLPQLCLEGSKRAASPTTQPTAAQTSTSVAPLLACFSSLLPSQAANKPTKPSSSLSQILQPHKPQMEGTGGTAGAHGYLRMSSRSSAPSTSSSAAISMASSTYPLALSLALPNRYLHEKSPNTTSVSGHSGLSFLNSSLPTSVSMVPNSQNALQSFSGGADSSSASSSTTTGRLQHACRFCGKMFSSDSSLQIHLRSHTGERPYQCPVCLSRFTTRGNLKVHFLRHREQNPELSLSLLPPSLFGVALGATGGSDMGQTMSSSSSTSGMNMIQKKPKSRPEDEACGDNVEVSGTSTGFSLGASGGSAPSTLPLPPSVDLALISHSLLQLNRAAAVAAAASITSGSSSSFSTSTSSLATSLLSNPSSSNITGLFKGAKQQHFDENTPPHAPMLSPAAYSQLAHLPKLLFPSVSTSSSTPTAHSSLYNHPALGLLRSPLPSTPGSHQLASSSYSQLSFPFSSFPKVPGPPTTTSSSLLPSIATSTPTSETSKLQRLVEKLEKAPHSSSPWTSSSTSTSMLEMLSSSATTSASSASSRFTNASTSTTYVMASPPSSTRASTSVSNFTHEMVAALGMSANGASAMVEGLLPSLSITGPAGNLTTNQCGVCLRVLSCPRALRLHQATHLGERPFPCKICGRSFSTKGSLRSHLATHHARPPNARVQNSCPLCQRKFTNALVLQHHIRMHLGGQLPTDGTEDSAHEMPAESNVKPLSQSQSQSTDPNTVSSKTPPLAGHSKSPAPSSQFQTSAVGSVPLSESTKSVELTKNQSKSGPSSPDLIPPSDLSPDPFMNPTTQTPPPGSVEPPVLCVSAPLPASKQTDKASLVGKDNQVEQVTGNVHLPKSTPLPISSTVTKTTVSSNAMEVDCGEDEASTSSNVFLGSRSNLEDIQSTPVLGDPFAYTCPSTSTDPILSQDVPNVIATPTLESESVSPRPQSPEPMEEDKDQSSPPATPKQDQGTVPDEDPNMMSTLNTADTVSAEVRGSSQRASTFVRETRQSFHFGSYGREDRVENVKISGLAPNEALDDSVPINLAPTLPSPMSRPEKKTYCCAECGKEYASRSGLKGHMKHHGVVTKTTRTPARSSRSSTDQLPSSTSMTSLNIPATRSSAGFWNQYQAFLNTSNEPTDEPTAGSQGENELARSAKSPIRSPMDQRAAEEESSEGL, encoded by the exons ATGACAACTTGGCAGTGAAGTCAAACTCTTTTCCATTTATCCTGGATTCTCCCTTGTGCTCTTCATCGTCCTCTCTTCAAAGCTCCCAGTTGACCCCCGCTCTCCGTTCATCTTTCAAGGGCTCTCAGACTCCCTCTTTACCCATTGAGGGTCCACCAATATCCTGCTCACTGAGCCAGCCCTCCCACCAGCCCCTCAAAGACCCAcagccctccctctctcctggcTTCCcttactcctctctctcttcccaaaCTCAACATCCACCTTCCCTTCAACTGTCTGGTTGCAATTCTACGTCTTCTGCAAGTGCCCTCATCCACCCTTCCCGAAGCGCACACATGGCCTCTCCCAAGTTGGGGTTAtcagccaccaccaccacctcttcttcctcctcatcgTCCTCTGCCTCCCTATGTCCTCCACCGCACCCTGGAAGCCCCAGCCGTGTGCCTGAGGGCCCCCCAAGTCCTGTTACTCCCACTCCCAGCCCAGGAGTGACCTCTGCCTCAGCTGCACCGTCTAGGGCCCAACTGAGCATTGCCCTGATCCTGGAGGAGCTCCGGGTGCTTCAGCAAAGGCAGATCCATCAGATGCAGATAACCGAGGAGATCTGTAGACAGGTGCTACGCCTCGGTGGAGCCTCCTATACTATAGACACACCCTCCCAGCATCTTCTCCCTCCCCTGCCTCAGCTCTGTCTAGAAGGCAGCAAAAGGGCAGCCAGCCCAACTACCCAGCCAACTGCAGCTCAGACTTCCACCTCTGTTGCTCCTCTCCTGGCATGTTTCTCCTCCCTGCTACCTTCTCAGGCAGCCAATAAACCCACAAAGCCAAGCAGTTCCTTGTCTCAAATCCTGCAGCCCCACAAGCCCCAGATGGAAGGGACAGGAGGGACTGCAGGGGCTCATGGTTATCTGAGGATGAGTTCTCGATCCTCAgctccctccacctcttcctcTGCTGCCATCTCTATGGCTTCCTCCACATATCCGCTGGCCTTGTCTTTAGCTCTGCCCAACCGCTATCTTCATGAGAAATCTCCAAATACCACTTCTGTGAGTGGGCACAGTGGCTTGTCCTTTCTAAACTCATCCCTCCCCACATCAGTATCTATGGTCCCAAACTCCCAAAATGCTCTGCAATCTTTCTCTGGAGGAGCGGACTCTTCCTCTGCATCCAGCTCCACCACTACTGGCCGCCTCCAACATGCCTGCCGCTTTTGTGGAAAAATGTTCAGCAGTGACTCTTCCCTACAGATACATCTACGCTCACACACAGGGGAACGACCCTACCAGTGTCCAGTGTGCCTCAGCCGCTTCACCACACGAGGCAACCTCAAGGTGCACTTCCTACGCCATCGTGAGCAAAACCCAGAGCTCTCACTTTCACTCCTGCCACCTTCTTTGTTTGGAGTAGCATTAGGGGCCACTGGGGGATCAGATATGGGACAGACAATGAGCAGTAGTAGCAGTACTAGTGGCATGAATATGATACAGAAGAAGCCAAAAAGCAGGCCTGAGGATGAAGCATGTGGAGATAATGTGGAGGTTAGTGGTACCAGCACTGGCTTCTCTCTGGGAGCCTCTGGAGGATCTGCCCCTTCTACTCTACCCCTGCCCCCTAGTGTAGACCTGGCTTTGATTTCCCACTCTCTCCTGCAGCTCAATAGGGCTGCTGCTGTTGCAGCGGCAGCCTCTATCACTTCTGGTTCATCCTCATCTTTTTCaacctccacctcttctctggCTACCTCTCTTCTCTCCAACCCTTCATCTTCCAACATCACAGGGTTATTCAAGGGTGCCAAGCAGCAGCACTTTGATGAGAACACCCCCCCTCACGCACCAATGCTTTCTCCTGCTGCCTACTCCCAGCTAGCCCATCTACCTAAGCTCCTTTTCCCATCTGTCTCAACTTCTTCCTCTACCCCTACTGCACACTCATCCCTCTACAACCATCCAGCCTTGGGCTTGCTACGTAGCCCACTACCTTCTACTCCAGGCTCCCACCAACTTGCTTCTTCCAGCTATTCTCAgctttctttccctttctcttcGTTTCCTAAAGTCCCAGGTCCACCCACCACCACTTCATCCTCCCTGCTTCCCTCCATAGCTACCTCCACTCCTACATCTGAAACCTCCAAGCTGCAGAGGCTGGTGGAGAAGCTAGAGAAGGCTCCCCACTCCTCTTCTCCATGGACTTCTTCCTCTACTTCCACCTCCATGCTGGAGATGTTATCTAGCAGTGCCACCACCTCTGCAAGTTCAGCTAGCAGTCGTTTCACAAATGCCAGCACTTCGACCACATATGTCATGGCGTCCCCACCATCTTCAACTCGTGCTTCCACTTCTGTTTCAAACTTTACCCATGAGATGGTTGCTGCCCTAGGCATGAGTGCCAATGGAGCAAGTGCCATGGTGGAGGGCTTGCTACCATCACTAAGCATCACGGGTCCAGCTGGTAACCTGACAACCAATCAGTGTGGGGTGTGTCTACGGGTGCTGAGCTGTCCCAGAGCACTGCGTCTGCACCAGGCTACGCACCTTGGAGAACGCCCTTTTCCATGTAAGATATGTGGCAGATCCTTCTCTACCAAAGGCAGCCTGCGGTCACATCTGGCCACCCATCATGCCCGACCACCCAATGCACGTGTCCAGAACTCTTGCCCACTGTGCCAGCGTAAGTTCACTAATGCCCTAGTGCTCCAGCACCACATCCGTATGCACCTTGGTGGACAGTTGCCCACAGATGGCACAGAGGATTCTGCACATGAGATGCCAGCTGAATCTAATGTCAAACCCTTGTCACAATCTCAATCCCAGTCCACTGACCCAAATACTGTTTCTAGTAAAACACCTCCTCTAGCAGGCCACTCTAAGAGCCCAGCCCCAAGCTCACAATTTCAAACTTCAGCAGTTGGCTCGGTCCCTCTATCTGAAAGTACGAAATCAGTTGAGCTCACCAAAAATCAGAGTAAGTCTGGGCCCTCTAGCCCAGACCTCATCCCCCCCTCTGACCTAAGCCCTGACCCCTTCATGAATCCTACCACACAAACTCCACCACCAGGCAGTGTAGAACCCCCTGTCCTTTGTGTCAGTGCCCCCTTGCCAGCTTCCAAGCAGACAGATAAAGCTTCCCTAGTTGGCAAAGACAACCAAGTTGAACAAGTAACTGGCAATGTCCATCTTCCTAAATCCACCCCCTTACCAATTTCCTCCACTGTTACCAAAACCACAGTGTCATCTAATGCTATGGAAGTGGACTGCGGAGAGGATGAAGCATCTACCTCTTCCAATGTCTTCCTTGGCTCCAGATCAAACCTGGAGGATATACAAAGCACACCTGTCCTTGGTGACCCCTTTGCTTACACCTGTCCCAGTACCTCCACTGACCCCATCCTGAGTCAAGATGTTCCTAATGTTATTGCAACACCAACCTTGGAATCAGAGTCAGTCTCCCCAAGGCCCCAATCACCAGAACCCATGGAAGAAGACAAAGATCAGTCTTCTCCACcagcaacaccaaagcaagACCAAGGAACTGTGCCTGATGAGGACCCCAATATGATGTCTACTTTAAATACTGCTGACACTGTTAGTGCTGAAGTAAGGGGTTCATCACAGAGAGCTTCCACTTTTGTAAGGGAGACACGTCAGAGCTTTCATTTTGGTTCATATGGGAGGGAAGATCGTGTGGAAAATGTTAAGATTAGTGGATTGGCTCCAAATGAAGCACTGGATGATTCTGTCCCCATCAACCTCGCCCCAACCCTCCCATCTCCAATGTCTCGTCCTGAGAAGAAGACCTACTGCTGTGCTGAGTGTGGAAAAGAGTATGCCAGTCGCAGTGGACTGAAG GGGCACATGAAGCACCATGGTGTGGTAACCAAAACAACACGTACACCAGCCCGGAGTAGTCGTTCCTCCACTGATCAACTTCCTTCTTCCACATCTATGACTTCCTTGAACATTCCTGCTACCAGGAGCTCAGCAGGCTTCTGGAACCAGTACCAAGCCTTCCTCAACACCAGTAACGAGCCAACTGATGAGCCAACCGCTGGAAGCCAAGGAGAGAATGAGTTAGCACGGTCTGCAAAATCACCCATTCGATCTCCAATGGATCAAAGAGCCGCCGAGGAAGAGTCTAGTGAAGGGTTATAA
- the sall2 gene encoding sal-like protein 1 isoform X1, translating into MSRRKQKRPQQLMNLTLGACRILKHDDNLAVKSNSFPFILDSPLCSSSSSLQSSQLTPALRSSFKGSQTPSLPIEGPPISCSLSQPSHQPLKDPQPSLSPGFPYSSLSSQTQHPPSLQLSGCNSTSSASALIHPSRSAHMASPKLGLSATTTTSSSSSSSSASLCPPPHPGSPSRVPEGPPSPVTPTPSPGVTSASAAPSRAQLSIALILEELRVLQQRQIHQMQITEEICRQVLRLGGASYTIDTPSQHLLPPLPQLCLEGSKRAASPTTQPTAAQTSTSVAPLLACFSSLLPSQAANKPTKPSSSLSQILQPHKPQMEGTGGTAGAHGYLRMSSRSSAPSTSSSAAISMASSTYPLALSLALPNRYLHEKSPNTTSVSGHSGLSFLNSSLPTSVSMVPNSQNALQSFSGGADSSSASSSTTTGRLQHACRFCGKMFSSDSSLQIHLRSHTGERPYQCPVCLSRFTTRGNLKVHFLRHREQNPELSLSLLPPSLFGVALGATGGSDMGQTMSSSSSTSGMNMIQKKPKSRPEDEACGDNVEVSGTSTGFSLGASGGSAPSTLPLPPSVDLALISHSLLQLNRAAAVAAAASITSGSSSSFSTSTSSLATSLLSNPSSSNITGLFKGAKQQHFDENTPPHAPMLSPAAYSQLAHLPKLLFPSVSTSSSTPTAHSSLYNHPALGLLRSPLPSTPGSHQLASSSYSQLSFPFSSFPKVPGPPTTTSSSLLPSIATSTPTSETSKLQRLVEKLEKAPHSSSPWTSSSTSTSMLEMLSSSATTSASSASSRFTNASTSTTYVMASPPSSTRASTSVSNFTHEMVAALGMSANGASAMVEGLLPSLSITGPAGNLTTNQCGVCLRVLSCPRALRLHQATHLGERPFPCKICGRSFSTKGSLRSHLATHHARPPNARVQNSCPLCQRKFTNALVLQHHIRMHLGGQLPTDGTEDSAHEMPAESNVKPLSQSQSQSTDPNTVSSKTPPLAGHSKSPAPSSQFQTSAVGSVPLSESTKSVELTKNQSKSGPSSPDLIPPSDLSPDPFMNPTTQTPPPGSVEPPVLCVSAPLPASKQTDKASLVGKDNQVEQVTGNVHLPKSTPLPISSTVTKTTVSSNAMEVDCGEDEASTSSNVFLGSRSNLEDIQSTPVLGDPFAYTCPSTSTDPILSQDVPNVIATPTLESESVSPRPQSPEPMEEDKDQSSPPATPKQDQGTVPDEDPNMMSTLNTADTVSAEVRGSSQRASTFVRETRQSFHFGSYGREDRVENVKISGLAPNEALDDSVPINLAPTLPSPMSRPEKKTYCCAECGKEYASRSGLKGHMKHHGVVTKTTRTPARSSRSSTDQLPSSTSMTSLNIPATRSSAGFWNQYQAFLNTSNEPTDEPTAGSQGENELARSAKSPIRSPMDQRAAEEESSEGL; encoded by the exons ATGTCCCGTCGGAAACAGAAACGACCCCAGCAGCTTATGAACCTGACCCTCGGTGCCTGTCGGATACTTAAACATG ATGACAACTTGGCAGTGAAGTCAAACTCTTTTCCATTTATCCTGGATTCTCCCTTGTGCTCTTCATCGTCCTCTCTTCAAAGCTCCCAGTTGACCCCCGCTCTCCGTTCATCTTTCAAGGGCTCTCAGACTCCCTCTTTACCCATTGAGGGTCCACCAATATCCTGCTCACTGAGCCAGCCCTCCCACCAGCCCCTCAAAGACCCAcagccctccctctctcctggcTTCCcttactcctctctctcttcccaaaCTCAACATCCACCTTCCCTTCAACTGTCTGGTTGCAATTCTACGTCTTCTGCAAGTGCCCTCATCCACCCTTCCCGAAGCGCACACATGGCCTCTCCCAAGTTGGGGTTAtcagccaccaccaccacctcttcttcctcctcatcgTCCTCTGCCTCCCTATGTCCTCCACCGCACCCTGGAAGCCCCAGCCGTGTGCCTGAGGGCCCCCCAAGTCCTGTTACTCCCACTCCCAGCCCAGGAGTGACCTCTGCCTCAGCTGCACCGTCTAGGGCCCAACTGAGCATTGCCCTGATCCTGGAGGAGCTCCGGGTGCTTCAGCAAAGGCAGATCCATCAGATGCAGATAACCGAGGAGATCTGTAGACAGGTGCTACGCCTCGGTGGAGCCTCCTATACTATAGACACACCCTCCCAGCATCTTCTCCCTCCCCTGCCTCAGCTCTGTCTAGAAGGCAGCAAAAGGGCAGCCAGCCCAACTACCCAGCCAACTGCAGCTCAGACTTCCACCTCTGTTGCTCCTCTCCTGGCATGTTTCTCCTCCCTGCTACCTTCTCAGGCAGCCAATAAACCCACAAAGCCAAGCAGTTCCTTGTCTCAAATCCTGCAGCCCCACAAGCCCCAGATGGAAGGGACAGGAGGGACTGCAGGGGCTCATGGTTATCTGAGGATGAGTTCTCGATCCTCAgctccctccacctcttcctcTGCTGCCATCTCTATGGCTTCCTCCACATATCCGCTGGCCTTGTCTTTAGCTCTGCCCAACCGCTATCTTCATGAGAAATCTCCAAATACCACTTCTGTGAGTGGGCACAGTGGCTTGTCCTTTCTAAACTCATCCCTCCCCACATCAGTATCTATGGTCCCAAACTCCCAAAATGCTCTGCAATCTTTCTCTGGAGGAGCGGACTCTTCCTCTGCATCCAGCTCCACCACTACTGGCCGCCTCCAACATGCCTGCCGCTTTTGTGGAAAAATGTTCAGCAGTGACTCTTCCCTACAGATACATCTACGCTCACACACAGGGGAACGACCCTACCAGTGTCCAGTGTGCCTCAGCCGCTTCACCACACGAGGCAACCTCAAGGTGCACTTCCTACGCCATCGTGAGCAAAACCCAGAGCTCTCACTTTCACTCCTGCCACCTTCTTTGTTTGGAGTAGCATTAGGGGCCACTGGGGGATCAGATATGGGACAGACAATGAGCAGTAGTAGCAGTACTAGTGGCATGAATATGATACAGAAGAAGCCAAAAAGCAGGCCTGAGGATGAAGCATGTGGAGATAATGTGGAGGTTAGTGGTACCAGCACTGGCTTCTCTCTGGGAGCCTCTGGAGGATCTGCCCCTTCTACTCTACCCCTGCCCCCTAGTGTAGACCTGGCTTTGATTTCCCACTCTCTCCTGCAGCTCAATAGGGCTGCTGCTGTTGCAGCGGCAGCCTCTATCACTTCTGGTTCATCCTCATCTTTTTCaacctccacctcttctctggCTACCTCTCTTCTCTCCAACCCTTCATCTTCCAACATCACAGGGTTATTCAAGGGTGCCAAGCAGCAGCACTTTGATGAGAACACCCCCCCTCACGCACCAATGCTTTCTCCTGCTGCCTACTCCCAGCTAGCCCATCTACCTAAGCTCCTTTTCCCATCTGTCTCAACTTCTTCCTCTACCCCTACTGCACACTCATCCCTCTACAACCATCCAGCCTTGGGCTTGCTACGTAGCCCACTACCTTCTACTCCAGGCTCCCACCAACTTGCTTCTTCCAGCTATTCTCAgctttctttccctttctcttcGTTTCCTAAAGTCCCAGGTCCACCCACCACCACTTCATCCTCCCTGCTTCCCTCCATAGCTACCTCCACTCCTACATCTGAAACCTCCAAGCTGCAGAGGCTGGTGGAGAAGCTAGAGAAGGCTCCCCACTCCTCTTCTCCATGGACTTCTTCCTCTACTTCCACCTCCATGCTGGAGATGTTATCTAGCAGTGCCACCACCTCTGCAAGTTCAGCTAGCAGTCGTTTCACAAATGCCAGCACTTCGACCACATATGTCATGGCGTCCCCACCATCTTCAACTCGTGCTTCCACTTCTGTTTCAAACTTTACCCATGAGATGGTTGCTGCCCTAGGCATGAGTGCCAATGGAGCAAGTGCCATGGTGGAGGGCTTGCTACCATCACTAAGCATCACGGGTCCAGCTGGTAACCTGACAACCAATCAGTGTGGGGTGTGTCTACGGGTGCTGAGCTGTCCCAGAGCACTGCGTCTGCACCAGGCTACGCACCTTGGAGAACGCCCTTTTCCATGTAAGATATGTGGCAGATCCTTCTCTACCAAAGGCAGCCTGCGGTCACATCTGGCCACCCATCATGCCCGACCACCCAATGCACGTGTCCAGAACTCTTGCCCACTGTGCCAGCGTAAGTTCACTAATGCCCTAGTGCTCCAGCACCACATCCGTATGCACCTTGGTGGACAGTTGCCCACAGATGGCACAGAGGATTCTGCACATGAGATGCCAGCTGAATCTAATGTCAAACCCTTGTCACAATCTCAATCCCAGTCCACTGACCCAAATACTGTTTCTAGTAAAACACCTCCTCTAGCAGGCCACTCTAAGAGCCCAGCCCCAAGCTCACAATTTCAAACTTCAGCAGTTGGCTCGGTCCCTCTATCTGAAAGTACGAAATCAGTTGAGCTCACCAAAAATCAGAGTAAGTCTGGGCCCTCTAGCCCAGACCTCATCCCCCCCTCTGACCTAAGCCCTGACCCCTTCATGAATCCTACCACACAAACTCCACCACCAGGCAGTGTAGAACCCCCTGTCCTTTGTGTCAGTGCCCCCTTGCCAGCTTCCAAGCAGACAGATAAAGCTTCCCTAGTTGGCAAAGACAACCAAGTTGAACAAGTAACTGGCAATGTCCATCTTCCTAAATCCACCCCCTTACCAATTTCCTCCACTGTTACCAAAACCACAGTGTCATCTAATGCTATGGAAGTGGACTGCGGAGAGGATGAAGCATCTACCTCTTCCAATGTCTTCCTTGGCTCCAGATCAAACCTGGAGGATATACAAAGCACACCTGTCCTTGGTGACCCCTTTGCTTACACCTGTCCCAGTACCTCCACTGACCCCATCCTGAGTCAAGATGTTCCTAATGTTATTGCAACACCAACCTTGGAATCAGAGTCAGTCTCCCCAAGGCCCCAATCACCAGAACCCATGGAAGAAGACAAAGATCAGTCTTCTCCACcagcaacaccaaagcaagACCAAGGAACTGTGCCTGATGAGGACCCCAATATGATGTCTACTTTAAATACTGCTGACACTGTTAGTGCTGAAGTAAGGGGTTCATCACAGAGAGCTTCCACTTTTGTAAGGGAGACACGTCAGAGCTTTCATTTTGGTTCATATGGGAGGGAAGATCGTGTGGAAAATGTTAAGATTAGTGGATTGGCTCCAAATGAAGCACTGGATGATTCTGTCCCCATCAACCTCGCCCCAACCCTCCCATCTCCAATGTCTCGTCCTGAGAAGAAGACCTACTGCTGTGCTGAGTGTGGAAAAGAGTATGCCAGTCGCAGTGGACTGAAG GGGCACATGAAGCACCATGGTGTGGTAACCAAAACAACACGTACACCAGCCCGGAGTAGTCGTTCCTCCACTGATCAACTTCCTTCTTCCACATCTATGACTTCCTTGAACATTCCTGCTACCAGGAGCTCAGCAGGCTTCTGGAACCAGTACCAAGCCTTCCTCAACACCAGTAACGAGCCAACTGATGAGCCAACCGCTGGAAGCCAAGGAGAGAATGAGTTAGCACGGTCTGCAAAATCACCCATTCGATCTCCAATGGATCAAAGAGCCGCCGAGGAAGAGTCTAGTGAAGGGTTATAA